From a region of the Tistrella mobilis genome:
- the cas7c gene encoding type I-C CRISPR-associated protein Cas7/Csd2 has translation MTAISNRYDFVYLFDVTNGNPNGDPDAGNLPRLDPETNQGLVTDVSLKRKVRNFVDMVAGSTPGHEIYMRERSYLNEQHERAYKALDIKPEPKKLPKKEEEARAVTAWMCANFFDIRTFGAVMTTETNTGQVRGPVQLTFATSIDPIMPLEISITRMAATKEEPGKNDIRTMGRKHIVPYGLYRAHGFISAHLAGRTGFSDDDLALFWAALQNMFDHDRSAARGEMTARELVVFRHDSAIGNAPAHKLFKRVTVTRATPDEARPPRSFDDYRVEVDTDGLPEGITVERMI, from the coding sequence ATGACCGCGATCAGCAACCGCTATGATTTCGTCTATCTCTTCGACGTCACCAACGGCAACCCGAACGGCGACCCGGATGCCGGCAACCTGCCGCGGCTCGACCCCGAGACCAATCAGGGGCTGGTGACCGATGTCAGCCTGAAGCGCAAGGTGCGCAATTTCGTCGACATGGTCGCCGGCAGCACGCCCGGCCACGAGATTTACATGCGGGAGCGCTCGTACCTGAACGAGCAGCACGAGAGGGCCTACAAGGCGCTCGACATCAAGCCTGAGCCGAAGAAGCTGCCCAAGAAGGAGGAAGAGGCGCGCGCGGTGACCGCCTGGATGTGCGCCAATTTCTTCGACATCCGCACCTTCGGCGCGGTGATGACCACCGAGACGAACACCGGCCAGGTCCGCGGCCCGGTGCAGCTGACCTTCGCGACCTCGATCGACCCGATCATGCCGCTCGAAATCTCGATCACCCGCATGGCCGCGACCAAGGAAGAGCCGGGCAAGAACGACATCCGCACCATGGGCCGCAAGCATATCGTGCCCTACGGTCTCTATCGTGCCCATGGCTTCATCAGTGCCCATCTGGCGGGGCGGACCGGCTTTTCGGACGACGACCTCGCCTTGTTCTGGGCGGCGCTGCAGAACATGTTCGACCACGACCGCTCGGCCGCCCGCGGGGAGATGACCGCGCGCGAACTGGTGGTGTTCCGGCATGACAGCGCCATCGGCAACGCCCCGGCGCACAAGCTGTTCAAGCGCGTGACCGTCACCCGCGCCACCCCCGACGAGGCCCGCCCGCCGCGCAGCTTCGACGACTACCGCGTGGAGGTGGACACCGACGGGCTGCCCGAGGGGATTACGGTGGAGCGGATGATCTGA
- a CDS encoding pirin family protein, whose amino-acid sequence MSRFEDEMAGEAAPGGCPAVEMVIRGRVRDIGGLNVARLLPYAKRRAIGPFVFFDRMGPVGFAPGTGLDVPPHPHIGLATLTYLFQGAIVHRDSLGTVATIRPGAVNLMTAGHGVAHSERTAPEDRPGGSVLDGVQIWLAQPKPEEQGAPGFAHHAAEDLPELRIGTGITLRVVAGEAYGARSPVAAPGGALCLDLALDDGTAFEVPDAAPERGLVVIDGAVLIDGEPHEAGMLAVLRAGSRPRLQASGGLARVMLIGGPPLDGPRSMWWNFVASDPALIEEAKRDWASGDPRFPAVAEEDSRLPLPQS is encoded by the coding sequence ATGAGCAGGTTCGAGGACGAGATGGCCGGCGAGGCCGCCCCCGGCGGGTGCCCGGCGGTGGAGATGGTGATCCGCGGGCGGGTGCGCGATATCGGCGGGCTGAACGTCGCCCGGCTGCTGCCCTATGCGAAGCGGCGCGCGATCGGGCCCTTCGTGTTCTTCGACCGGATGGGGCCGGTCGGCTTTGCGCCCGGCACCGGGCTCGACGTGCCGCCGCATCCCCATATCGGCCTCGCCACGCTCACCTATCTGTTTCAGGGTGCCATCGTCCATCGCGACAGCCTGGGCACGGTCGCGACCATCCGGCCGGGGGCGGTGAACCTGATGACCGCCGGCCACGGCGTCGCCCATTCGGAACGCACCGCGCCCGAAGACCGCCCCGGGGGATCGGTGCTCGACGGGGTGCAGATCTGGCTGGCCCAGCCGAAGCCCGAAGAGCAGGGCGCGCCCGGTTTCGCCCATCATGCCGCGGAAGACCTGCCCGAGCTGCGCATCGGCACCGGCATCACCCTGCGTGTGGTGGCGGGGGAGGCCTATGGCGCGCGCTCGCCGGTCGCGGCGCCGGGCGGCGCGCTCTGCCTGGATCTGGCGCTGGACGACGGCACGGCATTTGAGGTACCGGATGCCGCACCGGAACGCGGGCTGGTGGTGATCGACGGCGCGGTTCTGATCGACGGCGAACCCCATGAGGCGGGCATGCTGGCGGTGCTGCGCGCGGGCAGCCGGCCGCGGCTTCAGGCGAGTGGCGGTCTGGCGCGGGTGATGCTGATCGGCGGCCCGCCGCTGGATGGGCCGCGGTCGATGTGGTGGAACTTCGTCGCCAGCGACCCGGCGCTGATCGAGGAGGCCAAACGCGACTGGGCCTCGGGCGATCCGCGCTTCCCGGCCGTGGCCGAAGAGGATAGCCGCCTGCCTCTGCCGCAGTCCTGA
- a CDS encoding AraC family transcriptional regulator gives MSDPAQGYAGLTDGVRLVAAGTTGVEATFARLRRHRFRPHTHDTLMLGLIEAGVKEFRRERTTHAAAPGRISVVDPGDLHTGSRVVGDELRYRALYLPMALLTEAAAAAGFGPGGGVAGGDAPEVGFRSAVIEDAGLHARLIATHQALCRPETRLARDVLLREAAVMLVARHGSGRAARRVATAATPEIARARALIEARFAEDLPVAEIAAAAGLSPWHLMRQFRRLVGLPIHAYQIQLRVEAAKRLLAAGCPTVQAALETGFADQAHFSRRFKDLVGVSPAAWARDRRGATGA, from the coding sequence TTGTCCGATCCTGCGCAGGGTTATGCCGGGCTGACCGACGGCGTGCGGCTGGTCGCCGCCGGGACGACCGGGGTGGAGGCCACCTTCGCCCGCCTGCGCCGGCACCGCTTTCGCCCCCATACCCATGACACGCTGATGCTGGGGCTGATCGAGGCCGGGGTGAAGGAATTCCGCCGCGAACGGACCACCCATGCCGCCGCCCCCGGGCGGATCTCGGTGGTCGATCCGGGCGATCTGCACACCGGCAGCCGGGTGGTGGGCGACGAGCTGCGCTATCGCGCGCTCTATCTGCCCATGGCGCTGCTGACCGAGGCGGCGGCCGCGGCCGGCTTCGGCCCCGGCGGCGGCGTTGCCGGCGGCGATGCGCCCGAGGTGGGGTTCCGCTCTGCGGTGATCGAGGATGCCGGGCTGCATGCCCGGCTGATCGCCACCCATCAGGCGCTGTGCCGGCCCGAAACCCGGCTCGCCCGCGACGTGCTGCTGCGCGAGGCGGCGGTGATGCTGGTCGCCCGCCATGGCAGCGGCCGTGCGGCAAGGCGGGTGGCCACGGCCGCCACGCCCGAAATCGCCCGCGCACGGGCGCTGATCGAGGCCCGCTTCGCCGAAGACCTGCCGGTGGCCGAGATCGCCGCCGCGGCCGGCCTCAGCCCCTGGCATCTGATGCGCCAGTTCCGCCGGCTGGTGGGCCTGCCGATCCACGCCTATCAGATCCAGCTCAGGGTCGAGGCGGCGAAGCGGCTGCTGGCGGCGGGCTGCCCCACGGTTCAGGCGGCGCTGGAGACCGGCTTCGCCGACCAGGCCCATTTCAGCCGCCGTTTCAAGGATCTGGTCGGCGTGTCGCCGGCCGCCTGGGCGCGCGACCGGCGGGGGGCCACCGGTGCCTGA
- a CDS encoding CRISPR-associated endonuclease Cas3'' → MPFYAHSLKDRPETAWHLLADHLRAVGAGAGGSAARFGQESIARAAGLLHDSGKYSPEFQARLRGDVSKVDHATWGARVMSDMIRDRAGGLAGRLPGAQAVLYAVAGHHAGLADFEDQGDGGRGSLRERVEKKPLDDASAWKDEITPPEPDESWLRLPPPRPGEAPDDRAGFRFAVMTRMVFSCLVDADYADTAAFHAAAEGREDPEAGFEAAPMAVLRGRVDGFIDGLAARAAAMAAGQAGAERVVAARAGVLADCRAAASAGQGVFSLSVPTGGGKTLASLAFALAHAEAYGLDRVIIVIPYTSIIEQTAGVIRQALGADLADQVLEHHSAFDTEADLDRRNIPPEGRERWQGRDKLRRAMERWNRPIIVTTAVQFLESLFSDRPARCRKLQAIPRSVVILDEAHMMPRGLLRPTVAMLDELAANYRVTVVLATATQPVLVAPDDTAEVVDEYAQVFGLEGGFRAVREIVSDASALHQRLARVRVQDAGSLDDAGVIARLMTAPQALAVVDTRLHARRLYEALAASAPEGAFHLSALMTAAHRSRRLDEIRARLAAGGACRIISTTVIECGVDIDLPMVLRAAAGFDSIAQAAGRCNREGRLGRGGIVEVFTPADPADQPKRLAQALAAAATARTSMAEQGIADPLSPEAMRLYFDALFWQMLDRLDSANIMALHDSPRRLAIPFATIAALYRIIEDGMLPLIIPTTPEAEACVAALDAADPSALDRFGGAGGAARLLQRHVVTLPPRIRKMLVEASAAHVVGGERYGEQFMVLTNTSLYREDVGLVWEEPAFVAVERLVF, encoded by the coding sequence ATGCCGTTTTATGCCCATTCGCTGAAGGACCGGCCCGAGACCGCGTGGCATCTGCTGGCCGATCATCTGCGGGCGGTGGGGGCTGGGGCGGGGGGGAGTGCCGCGCGGTTCGGGCAGGAGAGCATCGCCCGGGCGGCCGGGCTGCTGCATGACAGCGGCAAGTACTCTCCGGAATTTCAGGCGCGGCTGCGCGGGGATGTCTCCAAGGTCGATCATGCGACCTGGGGCGCACGGGTGATGTCCGACATGATCCGCGACCGCGCCGGCGGGCTGGCCGGGCGTCTGCCCGGGGCGCAGGCGGTGCTCTATGCCGTGGCCGGGCATCATGCCGGGCTGGCGGATTTCGAGGATCAGGGCGATGGCGGCCGCGGCAGCCTGCGGGAGCGGGTGGAGAAGAAGCCGCTCGACGATGCCTCGGCCTGGAAAGACGAGATCACGCCGCCCGAGCCCGATGAGAGCTGGCTCCGTCTGCCGCCGCCGCGGCCGGGGGAGGCGCCGGACGACCGCGCCGGGTTCCGCTTCGCGGTGATGACCCGGATGGTGTTCTCGTGCCTGGTGGATGCCGATTACGCCGACACCGCCGCCTTTCATGCCGCCGCCGAGGGCCGGGAAGATCCGGAGGCGGGGTTCGAGGCCGCGCCCATGGCGGTGCTGCGGGGGCGGGTGGACGGGTTCATCGACGGTCTTGCCGCCCGGGCCGCGGCCATGGCCGCCGGGCAGGCGGGGGCGGAGCGGGTGGTGGCCGCCCGCGCCGGGGTGCTGGCCGATTGCCGGGCGGCGGCATCGGCGGGGCAGGGCGTGTTCTCGCTTTCGGTGCCAACCGGCGGCGGCAAGACGCTGGCCTCGCTCGCCTTCGCGCTGGCCCATGCCGAGGCGTATGGGCTCGACCGGGTGATCATCGTCATCCCCTATACCTCGATCATCGAGCAGACCGCCGGGGTGATCCGCCAGGCGCTGGGGGCCGATCTGGCCGATCAGGTGCTGGAACATCACAGCGCCTTCGACACCGAAGCCGATCTGGACCGCCGCAACATCCCGCCGGAGGGCCGGGAGCGCTGGCAGGGCCGCGACAAGCTGCGCCGGGCGATGGAGCGCTGGAACCGGCCGATCATCGTCACCACCGCCGTGCAGTTCCTGGAAAGCCTGTTTTCGGACCGCCCGGCGCGCTGCCGCAAATTGCAGGCGATCCCGCGATCCGTGGTGATCCTGGACGAGGCCCATATGATGCCCCGCGGCCTGCTGCGCCCGACGGTCGCGATGCTCGACGAGCTGGCGGCGAATTACCGGGTGACGGTGGTGCTGGCGACGGCGACGCAGCCGGTGCTGGTGGCGCCCGACGACACTGCGGAGGTCGTGGACGAATACGCCCAGGTGTTCGGGCTGGAGGGCGGGTTCCGGGCGGTGCGCGAGATCGTCTCCGACGCCTCTGCCCTGCATCAGCGGCTGGCGCGGGTGCGCGTGCAGGATGCGGGCAGTCTGGACGATGCCGGCGTGATCGCGCGACTTATGACCGCACCCCAGGCGCTGGCGGTGGTCGACACCCGCCTTCATGCCCGGCGGCTTTACGAGGCACTGGCCGCATCGGCGCCCGAGGGCGCGTTCCACCTGTCGGCGCTGATGACCGCCGCCCATCGCAGCCGGCGGCTGGACGAGATTCGCGCCCGGCTGGCGGCGGGCGGGGCCTGCCGGATCATTTCCACCACCGTCATCGAATGCGGCGTGGATATCGACCTGCCGATGGTGCTGCGCGCGGCGGCGGGTTTCGATTCGATCGCCCAGGCCGCGGGGCGCTGCAACCGCGAGGGCCGGCTGGGCCGGGGCGGGATCGTCGAGGTCTTCACGCCCGCCGACCCGGCGGACCAGCCGAAACGCCTGGCCCAGGCGCTGGCGGCAGCGGCGACGGCGCGGACATCGATGGCCGAGCAGGGCATCGCCGACCCGCTCTCGCCCGAGGCGATGCGGCTCTATTTCGATGCCCTGTTCTGGCAGATGCTCGACAGGCTGGATAGCGCAAACATCATGGCGCTGCACGACAGCCCGCGGCGCCTCGCCATCCCCTTCGCCACCATCGCCGCCCTCTACCGGATCATCGAGGACGGCATGCTGCCGCTGATCATCCCGACCACGCCCGAGGCCGAAGCCTGCGTGGCGGCGCTGGATGCCGCCGACCCGTCCGCCCTCGACCGCTTCGGTGGTGCTGGCGGGGCCGCAAGGCTGCTGCAACGCCATGTCGTGACCCTGCCGCCGCGGATCCGGAAGATGCTGGTGGAGGCAAGTGCGGCGCATGTGGTGGGTGGGGAGCGGTATGGGGAGCAGTTCATGGTTCTGACCAATACCAGCCTGTACCGCGAGGATGTGGGGTTGGTTTGGGAGGAGCCGGCGTTCGTCGCGGTGGAGAGATTGGTTTTCTAA
- a CDS encoding DUF4149 domain-containing protein, with protein sequence MIDAPGLIDAPGLVALYLSAVMLGAMVFFSGIVAPTVFTTLEPQPAARLIRRIFPRYYLLIILTGFVTALAAAFAARWLPALLFTLVAALGLIARHGILPAVNRARDAELAGDLAAGRRFARLHRASVILNVVQLVIAAVGFGQLA encoded by the coding sequence ATGATCGATGCCCCCGGACTGATCGATGCACCAGGACTTGTGGCGCTCTATCTCTCGGCCGTCATGCTGGGGGCGATGGTGTTCTTCTCCGGGATCGTGGCGCCGACCGTGTTCACCACGCTGGAGCCGCAGCCGGCGGCGCGGCTGATCCGGCGGATCTTTCCGCGCTATTACCTGCTGATCATCCTGACCGGTTTCGTCACCGCCCTTGCCGCCGCCTTCGCCGCACGCTGGCTGCCGGCGCTGCTCTTCACCCTGGTGGCGGCGCTTGGGCTGATCGCCCGCCACGGCATTCTGCCCGCGGTGAACCGCGCCCGCGATGCGGAGCTTGCCGGCGACCTTGCCGCCGGCCGCCGCTTCGCGCGGCTGCACCGGGCAAGCGTGATCCTGAACGTCGTCCAACTGGTGATCGCGGCGGTGGGGTTCGGGCAACTGGCCTGA
- the cas5c gene encoding type I-C CRISPR-associated protein Cas5c codes for MAFGVRLHVTGPRALYTRPEMKVERVSYDVLTPSAARGIVEAIHWKPAVRWQIDRIIVLNPIRFETIRRNEVGSKIAAGVVKRARAAGSTAGVYTIVEEDRQQRASVVLRDVAYIIEAHFELTAAAGPSDNEGKHLDIFNRRLARGQCYQQPCLGTREFAADFGPVEGDPVPHADLAGTRDLGWMLYDIDYAHGMQPRFFRARMVDGVITVPPPQSDEVVS; via the coding sequence ATGGCTTTTGGCGTTCGGCTCCACGTCACCGGGCCGCGGGCGCTCTACACACGCCCGGAAATGAAGGTGGAGCGTGTGTCATATGATGTCCTGACACCTTCTGCCGCCCGCGGAATCGTCGAAGCGATCCACTGGAAGCCGGCAGTCCGCTGGCAGATCGACCGGATCATTGTGCTCAACCCGATCCGCTTCGAGACCATAAGGCGCAACGAGGTCGGCTCGAAGATCGCGGCCGGGGTGGTCAAGCGGGCGCGGGCGGCCGGGAGTACCGCGGGCGTCTATACCATCGTCGAGGAAGACCGCCAGCAGCGCGCCTCGGTGGTGCTGCGCGATGTCGCCTATATCATCGAGGCCCATTTCGAGCTGACGGCGGCGGCGGGGCCGTCGGATAACGAGGGCAAGCATCTCGACATCTTCAACCGGCGGCTGGCGCGCGGGCAGTGCTATCAGCAGCCTTGCCTGGGCACGCGCGAATTCGCCGCCGATTTCGGGCCGGTGGAGGGCGATCCGGTGCCGCATGCGGATCTGGCCGGCACGCGGGATCTGGGCTGGATGCTTTATGACATCGACTATGCCCATGGCATGCAGCCGCGTTTCTTCCGGGCGCGGATGGTTGATGGCGTGATCACGGTGCCGCCGCCGCAGTCGGATGAGGTGGTGTCGTGA
- the cas8c gene encoding type I-C CRISPR-associated protein Cas8c/Csd1 has translation MILQQLAEYYDRRIEGGDTDLPEEGMSEQAIDAAVDLERFQPGGVPPVLLLGDRSGKKPKPLRMTVPAAIKRTSGVAANFLWDKSAYVLGVKRAGKTPDAGVVAAEKEFEAFRQLHTEALAGTEDRALLKLLEFLEDWTPERAVAAVEAGEIPIEAVDGNLIFRFGRGTVRDLHRFRAARAAWAARREAVAGAAGRCLVSGIVAPIAKLHPSIKGVRGAQSSGASLVSFNLSAFTSFGKEQGANAPISERVAFAYGAVLNKLLAPDGAHRVQIGDATTVFWTDAPNPADDTASRVLANAVSPAYGLMDQDEGAEADEAGEDGTAKKPKIDLKMSDEEAKRVRTALSALARGRTMGEAISADLDPDTRLWVLGLAPNAARLALRFWYEDRLGDAVDHVRQHWHDLRLDPGIDAGRPVSVYALLKALAPQGKLDNLPPKLGGDIMRAVLSGRPYPANMAALALMRIRADGEISALRVAMLKAWLLRRSGKEPLEREGDLVSLDPAETNAGYRLGRLFAVLENLQRAALPGLNATIRDRFYGAASATPGSIFPVLMRGSTHHAAKLRKDRGGLAHWYDTTIAEVVDGLPSNLPRHLGVEDQGRFAIGYFHQRQAMMTRAPAEVKAAEAGEPAVVGDDDA, from the coding sequence GTGATCCTGCAGCAGCTGGCCGAGTATTACGATCGTCGGATCGAGGGCGGGGATACCGATCTTCCCGAAGAGGGGATGTCGGAACAGGCGATCGACGCCGCGGTCGATCTGGAGCGGTTTCAGCCGGGTGGTGTGCCGCCGGTGCTGCTGCTGGGCGACCGCAGCGGCAAGAAACCGAAACCGCTGCGCATGACCGTGCCGGCGGCGATCAAGCGTACCTCGGGCGTGGCGGCCAATTTCCTCTGGGACAAATCCGCCTATGTGCTGGGCGTGAAGCGCGCCGGCAAGACGCCGGATGCCGGTGTGGTGGCGGCCGAGAAGGAGTTCGAGGCCTTCCGGCAGCTGCATACCGAGGCGCTGGCGGGAACCGAGGACCGCGCCCTGCTCAAGCTGCTGGAATTCCTGGAGGACTGGACACCGGAACGGGCGGTGGCGGCGGTCGAGGCCGGCGAAATTCCGATCGAAGCCGTGGACGGCAATCTCATTTTCCGCTTCGGCCGCGGCACCGTGCGCGATCTGCACCGCTTCCGGGCGGCCCGGGCCGCCTGGGCCGCGCGACGCGAAGCGGTGGCGGGGGCGGCCGGGCGTTGCCTGGTCAGCGGCATTGTGGCCCCGATCGCTAAGCTGCATCCCTCGATCAAGGGCGTGCGGGGTGCGCAGAGTTCCGGCGCGTCGCTGGTCTCGTTCAATCTGAGTGCCTTCACCTCCTTCGGCAAGGAACAGGGGGCGAATGCGCCGATCTCGGAACGGGTCGCCTTCGCCTATGGCGCGGTGCTGAACAAGCTGCTGGCGCCCGATGGCGCACACCGGGTGCAGATCGGCGATGCGACCACGGTGTTCTGGACCGACGCCCCCAACCCCGCCGACGACACCGCAAGCCGCGTGCTCGCCAATGCCGTTTCCCCCGCTTATGGGCTGATGGACCAGGACGAGGGTGCAGAGGCCGACGAGGCGGGCGAGGACGGCACCGCAAAAAAGCCCAAAATCGACCTGAAGATGAGCGACGAGGAGGCGAAGCGGGTTCGCACCGCGCTCTCGGCGCTCGCCCGCGGGCGGACGATGGGCGAGGCGATCTCGGCGGATCTTGACCCCGACACCCGGCTCTGGGTGCTGGGGCTGGCGCCCAACGCCGCCCGGCTGGCGCTGCGCTTCTGGTACGAAGACCGGCTGGGCGATGCGGTCGATCATGTCCGCCAGCACTGGCACGACCTCCGCCTCGACCCCGGCATCGATGCCGGGCGACCGGTGTCGGTTTACGCGCTGCTGAAGGCCCTGGCGCCGCAGGGCAAGCTCGACAATCTGCCGCCGAAGCTTGGCGGCGACATCATGCGGGCGGTGCTGAGCGGCCGCCCGTACCCCGCCAATATGGCGGCACTGGCGCTGATGCGCATCCGTGCCGACGGAGAGATTTCCGCCCTCAGGGTCGCCATGCTCAAGGCCTGGCTGCTCCGGCGGTCGGGAAAGGAACCCCTGGAGAGGGAGGGCGATCTCGTGAGTCTGGATCCTGCCGAAACCAATGCCGGCTACCGGCTGGGGCGGCTGTTTGCCGTGCTGGAGAACCTTCAGCGGGCGGCGCTGCCGGGGCTGAACGCCACCATCCGCGACCGGTTCTATGGCGCGGCCTCGGCAACGCCCGGGTCGATCTTCCCGGTGCTGATGCGCGGCAGCACCCATCATGCGGCGAAGCTGCGCAAGGATCGCGGTGGTCTCGCCCACTGGTACGACACCACCATCGCCGAGGTCGTGGACGGCCTGCCCTCGAACCTGCCACGCCATCTGGGGGTGGAGGATCAGGGCCGGTTCGCGATCGGCTATTTCCATCAGCGCCAGGCGATGATGACCCGCGCCCCGGCCGAGGTGAAGGCTGCGGAGGCCGGCGAGCCGGCCGTGGTCGGCGACGACGACGCCTGA
- a CDS encoding FAD-binding domain-containing protein, protein MDLPLLPLFPEASRAAGLQRLDGFLPRAGTAYARDRNHDRGAAVVRGNVSMLSPFLRHRLVSEAEVIAAAVGRHGVAAGKFVEEVGWRSYWKGWLARRPGVWAAWRQGVAQDLAGLVRNPALAAAVEAAEAGRTGIDGFDHWAQELARTGYLHNHARMWFASIWIFTLNLPWRLGADLFMRRLIDADPASNTLSWRQVAGLHSRGKAYAARAANIHGFTDGRFNPAGQLNETPEPLDEAPPPPAGPVPRPRPADPRLPALLVLTEDDGRPETLFDGLEMRGAVALDLTPFRAVAGPVAEPAAAFARDALADAAARLVAAGGPAALPVGAPTAEALAATLIDDARAAGARQIVLPHPAAGHAAMVVDQLIPRLQAAGLHLATRLRRWDAATAAGASHGYFRFRKGLPPLVELALSGGAEELCLTDESRR, encoded by the coding sequence ATGGATCTTCCCCTGTTGCCGCTTTTCCCCGAGGCCAGCCGGGCTGCCGGGTTGCAGCGGCTGGACGGGTTTCTGCCGCGCGCCGGCACCGCCTATGCCCGCGATCGCAATCACGATCGGGGCGCGGCGGTGGTGCGGGGCAATGTGTCGATGCTCTCGCCCTTTCTGCGCCACCGCCTGGTCAGCGAGGCCGAGGTGATCGCCGCCGCGGTCGGGCGGCACGGGGTGGCGGCGGGGAAGTTCGTCGAGGAGGTGGGCTGGCGCAGCTACTGGAAGGGCTGGCTGGCGCGCCGGCCGGGGGTCTGGGCGGCCTGGCGGCAGGGGGTGGCGCAGGATCTGGCCGGGCTGGTGCGCAATCCGGCGCTTGCGGCGGCGGTGGAGGCGGCAGAGGCCGGGCGGACCGGCATCGACGGCTTCGACCATTGGGCGCAGGAACTGGCCCGGACCGGCTATCTGCACAATCACGCCCGGATGTGGTTCGCCAGCATCTGGATCTTCACGCTGAACCTGCCCTGGCGGCTGGGGGCGGATCTGTTCATGCGCCGGCTGATCGATGCCGATCCGGCCTCCAACACCCTGTCCTGGCGTCAGGTTGCGGGGCTGCACAGCCGGGGCAAGGCCTATGCCGCCCGCGCCGCCAACATTCACGGCTTCACGGACGGGCGGTTCAACCCCGCCGGCCAACTGAACGAAACCCCCGAGCCGCTGGACGAGGCGCCCCCGCCGCCGGCCGGTCCGGTGCCGCGGCCGCGCCCGGCCGATCCGCGCCTGCCCGCCCTGCTGGTGCTGACCGAGGATGACGGCCGGCCCGAAACCCTGTTCGACGGGCTGGAGATGCGCGGCGCGGTGGCGCTGGATCTCACCCCCTTCCGCGCCGTCGCCGGCCCGGTCGCAGAGCCGGCCGCGGCTTTCGCCCGGGATGCGCTGGCCGATGCCGCCGCCCGGCTGGTGGCGGCCGGCGGGCCCGCGGCGCTGCCGGTCGGCGCGCCCACGGCCGAGGCGCTGGCCGCGACGCTGATCGACGATGCCCGCGCCGCCGGCGCCCGCCAGATCGTGCTGCCGCACCCGGCCGCCGGCCATGCCGCCATGGTGGTGGATCAGCTGATCCCGCGGCTGCAGGCGGCGGGTCTGCACCTCGCCACCCGCCTGCGCCGCTGGGATGCCGCGACCGCGGCCGGCGCATCCCATGGCTATTTCCGCTTCCGCAAGGGCCTGCCGCCGCTGGTGGAGCTGGCCCTCTCAGGCGGGGCGGAAGAGCTCTGCCTCACCGACGAGAGCCGCCGATGA
- the cas4 gene encoding CRISPR-associated protein Cas4: protein MTDEADAPSLPISGLQHWMVCPRQFALIHVERIWAENALTAEGRVAHEAVDRGTAEARKGVKRVTSLALVCRDPPLHGVADVVELTIERRRVVAALPVEHKLGRPKAHRADEVQLCAQALALEDMFGLQVPEGALFYGRTRRRMAVMFDDDLRALTRRIAAEAAACLAAGQTPPAVYDRKRCDACSLIDTCRPKALARGRAVAGWIDARLGSHADGEGEP from the coding sequence ATGACGGACGAGGCCGACGCGCCCTCCCTGCCCATCTCGGGGCTTCAGCACTGGATGGTCTGCCCGCGCCAGTTCGCCCTGATCCATGTCGAGCGGATCTGGGCGGAGAACGCGCTCACCGCCGAGGGCCGGGTGGCGCATGAGGCGGTGGACCGCGGCACCGCCGAGGCGCGCAAGGGCGTGAAGCGGGTGACGTCGCTGGCGCTGGTCTGTCGCGATCCGCCGCTGCACGGTGTGGCCGATGTGGTCGAGTTGACCATCGAGCGGCGCAGGGTGGTGGCGGCCCTGCCGGTGGAACACAAGCTCGGCCGGCCCAAGGCCCATCGGGCCGACGAGGTTCAGCTCTGCGCCCAGGCGCTGGCGCTGGAGGATATGTTCGGCCTTCAGGTGCCCGAGGGCGCGCTGTTCTATGGCCGCACCCGGCGGCGGATGGCGGTGATGTTCGACGACGACTTGCGCGCGCTGACCCGCCGCATCGCCGCCGAGGCCGCCGCCTGCCTGGCCGCGGGGCAGACACCGCCCGCGGTCTATGACCGGAAGCGCTGCGATGCCTGCTCGCTGATCGACACCTGCCGGCCGAAGGCACTCGCCCGCGGTCGGGCGGTCGCCGGCTGGATCGATGCCCGGCTGGGCAGCCATGCGGATGGGGAGGGGGAGCCGTGA